A section of the Spirosoma pollinicola genome encodes:
- a CDS encoding PRTRC system protein C, with the protein MLLATQLKRVFLMEEKGQTVELSDPDPTLSPQAVLNHYSNLYAILTTAKISPADIRDDAVQYRFESVMGTKG; encoded by the coding sequence ATGTTACTTGCAACCCAACTCAAACGTGTCTTTCTGATGGAAGAAAAAGGGCAAACCGTTGAATTATCTGACCCCGACCCCACGCTTAGTCCACAGGCAGTTTTAAACCATTATTCCAACCTATACGCAATTCTGACAACCGCTAAAATCAGTCCCGCTGACATCAGGGATGATGCGGTTCAGTACAGATTTGAATCAGTCATGGGAACTAAAGGTTAG